The proteins below are encoded in one region of Streptomyces sp. NBC_00490:
- a CDS encoding acyl carrier protein, producing the protein MEHTTPDADTADLYGRAVATIADSLAKAMQVDAATITENSRLFDELGLDSTTVLGLLMTIEEELDMEFDTDDLEQHHFETVGSLAALVREQAGEQAGT; encoded by the coding sequence ATGGAGCACACCACACCGGACGCCGACACCGCCGACCTGTACGGCCGGGCCGTCGCCACGATCGCCGACTCGCTCGCCAAGGCGATGCAGGTCGACGCCGCCACCATCACCGAGAACAGCCGGCTGTTCGACGAACTCGGCCTGGATTCCACGACCGTGCTCGGCCTGCTGATGACGATCGAGGAGGAACTCGACATGGAGTTCGACACCGACGATCTCGAACAGCACCACTTCGAGACCGTGGGCTCGCTGGCCGCCCTCGTCCGGGAGCAGGCCGGCGAGCAGGCCGGGACCTGA
- a CDS encoding type III PLP-dependent enzyme, producing the protein MTREFQVQGVPVSELARRYDTPLFVYDGSMLRDRFHGLRDRLHPAMEIFYSLKANPNISVCALLHSFGARAEVSSLVELTTARRAGVPPEQVIFLGPGKSRQELAACLDSGIYAIVCESLPEVALVDELARARGVRAPVALRVNPRFTVRRSGLAMGGKPRQFGIDEEELFAQTDLVKQFPDVDLMGVQVYMGTRILDENVVIENTTRILALAERLSAAFHLDLRMVDVGGGLGVAYFDGESDLDAEVLTDGLNPVIEDFTARHPGTRLIMELGRYLTAEAGTYVMSVRYTKTSMGERFAVADGGTHHHMAAVGIGSFVKRNFPMAVLNRLDEPPTEEWNVTGPLCTPGDTIGRKVPLPPVRPGDLIGVHRSGAYGPTASPGLFLSHGYPAEVLVHEGRCHLVRERDSPDDLLARQRLYDPTAHDAADVAL; encoded by the coding sequence ATGACACGGGAGTTCCAGGTCCAGGGCGTGCCGGTGTCCGAGCTGGCCCGGCGGTACGACACCCCGCTGTTCGTCTACGACGGGAGCATGCTGCGGGACCGGTTCCACGGGCTGCGCGACCGGCTGCACCCGGCCATGGAGATCTTCTACTCGCTCAAGGCCAACCCGAACATCTCGGTGTGCGCGCTGCTGCACTCGTTCGGCGCCCGCGCCGAGGTCTCGTCACTGGTGGAACTGACGACCGCGCGCCGGGCCGGTGTGCCGCCGGAACAGGTGATCTTCCTCGGCCCGGGCAAGAGCCGGCAGGAGCTGGCCGCCTGCCTGGACAGCGGGATCTACGCCATCGTCTGCGAATCCCTTCCCGAGGTGGCCCTGGTGGACGAGCTGGCCCGGGCCCGGGGCGTGCGGGCGCCGGTCGCGCTGCGCGTCAACCCGCGCTTCACGGTCAGGCGTTCGGGGCTGGCGATGGGCGGCAAGCCGCGCCAGTTCGGCATCGACGAGGAGGAGCTGTTCGCCCAGACCGACTTGGTGAAGCAGTTCCCCGACGTCGATCTGATGGGGGTGCAGGTGTACATGGGCACCCGGATCCTCGACGAGAACGTCGTCATCGAGAACACCACCCGCATCCTCGCACTGGCCGAGCGGCTGTCGGCCGCGTTCCACCTGGACCTGCGGATGGTCGATGTGGGCGGCGGTCTGGGCGTCGCCTACTTCGACGGCGAGAGCGACCTGGACGCCGAAGTGCTGACCGACGGACTCAACCCCGTCATCGAGGACTTCACCGCCCGGCACCCCGGCACCCGGCTGATCATGGAGCTGGGCCGCTATCTCACCGCCGAGGCCGGCACCTACGTGATGAGCGTCCGCTACACCAAGACCTCGATGGGGGAGCGGTTCGCCGTCGCCGACGGCGGCACCCACCACCACATGGCGGCCGTCGGCATCGGCTCGTTCGTCAAGCGCAACTTCCCCATGGCGGTGCTCAACCGGCTCGACGAGCCGCCGACCGAGGAGTGGAACGTCACCGGCCCGCTCTGCACCCCGGGCGACACGATCGGCAGGAAGGTCCCGCTGCCGCCGGTGCGGCCCGGCGACCTGATCGGCGTGCACCGCTCCGGCGCCTACGGACCGACCGCCTCACCCGGACTGTTCCTCAGCCATGGCTACCCGGCCGAGGTGCTGGTCCACGAGGGGCGATGCCATCTGGTCCGGGAACGGGACAGCCCCGACGACCTCCTGGCGCGGCAGCGACTCTACGACCCGACCGCGCACGACGCGGCCGACGTCGCCCTCTGA